A single Cannabis sativa cultivar Pink pepper isolate KNU-18-1 chromosome 7, ASM2916894v1, whole genome shotgun sequence DNA region contains:
- the LOC115697240 gene encoding BURP domain protein RD22 produces MEFHYFPYILAFVTLTFAVSHAVQSPELYWKSVLPNTQMPKAVTDILQLDITEDKSTSVSVGKGTGVGVSTGNHGKGTNVGVGKGGVSVNTGKPGKGTNVGVGKGGVSVNTGKHGKGTKVGVGKGGVSVSTGHKGKPVYVGVGKGKNPFIYNYAASETQLHDNPNVALFFLEKDIRPGTEMNLNFFKTITSKQATFLPRQVAQSIPFSSRKIPEILNKLSVKPQSTEAEMVKETIKECEDQSSIKGEDKYCATSLESMIDFTTSKLGKKLQSISTEVEKESDVGMEKYTITKVEKKKSSAGGGDKTVVCHKQNYPFAVFYCHASQATEAYMVTLESANGTKAKAVAACHKDTSAWNPKHLAFQVLKVKPGVIPVCHFLPQDHIVWIQN; encoded by the exons ATGGAGTTCCATTATTTTCCATACATCCTAGCTTTTGTCACA ttgacgTTTGCAGTAAGCCATGCGGTGCAGTCTCCTGAGCTTTATTGGAAGTCTGTCCTGCCAAACACACAAATGCCCAAAGCTGTCACTGATATTCTACAACTGG ATATAACCGAAGATAAGAGTACCTCTGTCAGTGTTGGGAAAGGAACAGGTGTTGGGGTGAGCACAGGAAACCATGGCAAAGGAACCAACGTTGGCGTTGGCAAAGGAGGAGTTTCTGTAAACACAGGAAAGCCTGGCAAAGGAACTAATGTTGGCGTTGGTAAAGGAGGAGTTTCTGTAAACACAGGGAAGCATGGCAAAGGAACCAAGGTTGGCGTTGGTAAAGGAGGAGTTTCTGTAAGTACAGGACATAAGGGCAAACCTGTTTATGTTGGAGTAGGGAAAGGGAAAAATCCATTCATTTATAATTATGCAGCTAGTGAAACTCAACTTCATGACAATCCAAATGTAGCCCTCTTCTTCTTGGAGAAGGACATTCGACCTGGCACTGAAATGAACTTGAACTTCTTCAAGACTATTACTTCAAAGCAAGCAACTTTCTTGCCCCGCCAAGTAGCTCAATCAATCCCATTCTCGTCTCGAAAAATTCCAGAAATTTTGAACAAACTTTCAGTGAAACCACAGTCAACCGAGGCTGAGATGGTAAAGGAAACAATCAAAGAGTGCGAAGATCAGTCGAGCATTAAAGGTGAAGACAAGTATTGTGCCACTTCACTAGAATCAATGATCGACTTCACCACTTCCAAGTTAGGAAAAAAACTACAATCAATCTCAACAGAAGTGGAGAAGGAATCTGATGTTGGGATGGAGAAGTACACAATAACAAAAGTAGAAAAGAAGAAAAGCTCAGCAGGAGGTGGTGACAAAACTGTAGTGTGCCACAAACAAAACTATCCATTTGCAGTGTTCTATTGCCACGCTTCACAAGCCACCGAGGCTTATATGGTGACCTTAGAATCTGCTAACGGGACCAAAGCTAAGGCAGTAGCTGCCTGCCATAAAGACACGTCTGCATGGAACCCAAAGCACTTGGCCTTTCAAGTCCTTAAAGTTAAACCAGGAGTTATTCCAGTCTGCCATTTCCTTCCTCAAGATCATATTGTCTGGATACAAAATTAG